Proteins encoded within one genomic window of Gambusia affinis linkage group LG23, SWU_Gaff_1.0, whole genome shotgun sequence:
- the xpot gene encoding exportin-T produces MACRSVSAVMDEQALLGLNPNADAPYRQRALAYFEQLKESQDAWEVCADALAKGIYSDDHVKFFCFQVLEHQIKFRHPGLSAAQQQLIRETLMKWLQTQLMNAQPEKAFIRNKAAQVFALTFVMEYLTLWPKFFFDILNMVGLNPHGVDIYLRTLMAIDAEVVDRDIVHTPEETRRNTLIKDSMREQCIPSLVESWFQILTVYQQTHPELTCQCLEVVGAYVSWIDLNLIANDRFVNLLLSQMSMEDLREEACDCLFEIVNKGMDPVDKTKLVESLCQVLQSAGFFNIEQEEDVDFLAKFSRLVNGMGQSLVLSWSKLVKSGNVKEATETLHAVEAKVPLLLQLLVHEDDDISTNMVGFCYDYLHVLKQLPQLTEQQKANIEAVMLAVMKKLTYDDEYNFENEGEDEAMFVEYRKQLKMLLDRLAQVSPELLLEAVRRVFTSTMQRWQTAPFMEVEVAIRLLYMLGEALPASHGAHFSGDSAKTSALQDMMRTLVSCGVSGYQHSSVSLEFFETVVRYDKFFIVEPQHIPNVLMALLDQRGLRHSSPKVRSRVAYLFSRFIKTLHKHMTAFIEDILTRIQDLLELTPPENCFLALLTSDDQLFMFEAAGVLIVSGESPVERKQVLMRSLLAPLTDAFRLLLAKLLQESVEERQAALADCLSHAVGFASRTSKAFSNKQTVKQCGCTEVYRDCLHSFLPALSCPVQRGALRSAVRSFLHRMIICLEEEVLPFIPAASEHMLKDCEAKDLQEFIPLISQITAKFKRQVSPFLQQIFMPLVLAIFEVLGRPAEENDQTAALEKQMLRRSYFAFIQTVAGSGMNEVLANQGAENIERVLFTIIQGAVEFPDPIAQKTCFIILTRLVELWGGKDGMVGFPDFIYKHIVPACFLAPLKPTFDLSDAQTVLTLSECALTLKMIHLKRGSEFIHFLQHEYLPSLQVTTEISQELCQVLQQPDVKVLKNYIKMFFQRAKL; encoded by the exons ATGGCCTGCCGGTCTGTCTCTGCAGTCATGGACGAGCAGGCACTGCTGGGGCTCAACCCCAACGCTGACGCCCCCTACAGGCAGAGG GCTTTGGCTTACTTTGAGCAGCTGAAGGAGTCTCAGGATGCCTGGGAGGTCTGCGCCGACGCGCTGGCTAAAGGTATCTACAG TGACGACCACGTCAAGTTCTTCTGCTTCCAAGTCCTGGAGCACCAGATCAAGTTCAG ACATCCAGGTCTGAGTGcagctcagcagcagctcatcaGAGAGACGCTGATGAAGTGGCTGCAGACCCAG CTGATGAATGCTCAGCCGGAGAAGGCCTTCATCAGGAACAAGGCGGCCCAGGTGTTCGCCCTCACCTTCGTCATGGAGTACCTCACTCTGTGGCCCAAGTTCTTCTTTGATATCCTGAACATGGTAGGTCTGAACCCGCACGGTGTCGACATCTACCTGCGGACGCTGATGGCCATCGACGCCGAGGTTGTGGACCGAGACATCGTGCACACGCCCGAG GAAACCCGCAGGAATACGTTGATCAAAGACTCCATGAGGGAGCAGTGCATCCCCAGCCTAGTGGAATCGTGGTTCCAGATCCTGACGGTGTACCAGCAGACCCACCCAGAGCTCACCTGTCAGTGTCTGGAGGTGGTGGGCGCCTACGTGTCCTGGATCGACCTCAACCTCATCGCCAACGACCG GTTTGTGAACCTGCTACTGAGTCAGATGTCCATGGAGGACCTGAGAGAAGAGGCCTGCGACTGCCTGTTTGAAATAGTCAACAAGGGGATGGACCCGGTGGATAAAACCAAGCTGGTGGAATCGCTGTGCCAGGTTCTGCAGTCGGCCGGGTTCTTCAACATCGAGCAG GAGGAAGATGTGGACTTCCTGGCCAAGTTCTCCCGGCTGGTGAACGGGATGGGCCAGAGTTTGGTCCTGAGCTGGTCCAAGTTGGTGAAGTCCGGGAATGTGAAGGAGGCGACTGAGACGCTTCATGCGGTGGAGGCCAAGgtgccgctgctgctgcagttgctGGTGCATGAAGACGACGACATATCGACCAACATGGTGGGCTTCTGCTACGACTACCTGCACGTGCTCAAACAG CTTCCTCAGTTGACGGAGCAGCAGAAGGCAAACATTGAG GCCGTCATGCTGGCTGTGATGAAGAAGCTGACCTACGACGACGAGTACAACTTTGAGAATGAG GGTGAAGATGAGGCCATGTTCGTAGAGTACAGGAAGCAGCTGAAGATGCTGCTGGACCGCCTGGCTCAGGTTTCTCCAGAGCTTCTGCTGGAAGCCGTGCGCCGGGTCTTCACCAGCACCATGCA GAGGTGGCAGACGGCGCCGTTCATGGAGGTGGAGGTGGCCATCCGGCTGCTCTACATGCTGGGCGAGGCGCTGCCGGCGTCTCACGGCGCTCACTTCTCCGGCGACTCGGCGAAGACGAGCGCGCTGCAGGACATGATGAGGACG CTGGTTTCCTGCGGCGTCAGCGGCTACCAGCACTCCTCCGTATCTCTGGAGTTTTTTGAAACGGTTGTCAGATATGATAAATTCTTTATCGTGGAACCGCAGCACATTCCCAATGTTCTG ATGGCGTTGCTGGACCAGAGAGGACTGAGACACAGTAGCCCCAAGGTCCGGAGCAGAGTGGCCTACCTGTTCTCCAGGTTCATCAAGACTCTGCA TAAACACATGACGGCGTTCATTGAGGACATCCTGACCCGGATCCAGGACCTGCTGGAGCTCACTCCTCCA gagAACTGCTTCCTGGCGCTGCTGACCAGTGACGACCAGCTCTTCATGTTCGAGGCAGCCGGCGTTCTCATCGTGAGCGGCGAGAGTCCGGTGGAGCGGAAGCAGGTTCTGATGAGGAGTCTGCTGGCGCCGCTGACGGACGCCTTCCGCCTGCTCCTCGCcaagctgctgcaggagagTGTGGAGGAGCGCCAGGCCGCGCTGGCCGACTGCCTGAGCCACGCCGTGGGATTCGCCAG CCGGACCAGCAAGGCGTTCAGCAACAAGCAGACGGTGAAGCAGTGCGGCTGCACCGAGGTCTACAGGGACTGCCTGCATAGCTTCCTGCCGGCGCTGAGCTGCCCCGTCCAGCGGGGGGCGCTGCGCAGCGCCGTGCGCTCCTTTCTGCACCGCATGATCATCTGCCTGGAGGAGGAGGTGCTGCCCTTCATCCCGGCCGCCTCGGAACACATGCTGAAGGACTGCGAGGCCAAAGACCTGCAGGAGTTCATCCCGCTCATCAGCCAGATCACGGCCAAGTTCAAG CGCCAGGTGTCGCCCTTCCTGCAGCAGATCTTCATGCCGCTGGTCCTGGCCATCTTCGAGGTTCTGGGCCGACCCGCGGAGGAGAACGACCAGACGGCGGCGCTGGAGAAGCAGATGCTGCGGCGGAGCTACTTCGCCTTCATCCAGACGGTCGCCGGCAGCGGCATGAACGAGGTGCTGGCCAATCAGG gagCAGAAAACATTGAGCGGGTTCTGTTCACCATCATCCAGGGCGCCGTGGAGTTCCCGGACCCGATCGCCCAGAAGACCTGCTTCATCATCCTGACCCGGCTGGTGGAGCTGTGGG GCGGGAAGGACGGCATGGTGGGCTTCCCTGACTTCATCTACAAACACATCGTCCCAGCCTGCTTCCTGGCGCCGCTCAAaccgacctttgacctctctgaCGCCCAGACGGTTCTG ACGCTGTCGGAGTGTGCGCTCACGCTGAAGATGATCCATCTGAAACGG gggtcagagttcatccaCTTCCTGCAGCATGAGTACCTGCCATCCCTGCAGGTGACTACGGAGATCTCACAG GAGTTGTGCCAGGTCCTCCAGCAGCCCGATGTCAAAGTCCTGAAGAACTACATCAAG ATGTTCTTCCAGAGAGCCAAGCTGTGA